agtgcgttgcatgatggttagtcattttgtccgacttgctctggaggctcgcctacatgacggcccgtccacacagcggcgtgcgttgacgctttcccattcactttgaatggggtgacgtcacttttagccgaaatgcatcgtgggaagcgacgtggagcgtagctggcgtggcttgctgcaaaagttgagcaatgttcaacttttgacgcctcggcgaggcgtcagccaatcgaatcatatgccagtacaagctctagccaatcaaaccgctgcttgtgtgtcaggggcgggagatacatgtgattggttgttggtcgagtttcagacacgcccgccggcaagcgtcagcgcacgccgctgtgtggacgggccgttagacgttgaaatctcgcgggacaaagacgcccgcagccttgagagcgaggcgcggcGATGCGGCGCAGttccggcccctacacacggcggcgtgcgttgccgcttcaacgcttctgcccattcactttgaatggggtgacgtcacgattcgccgaactgcattgtgggagcaaagcgtagcttctctcacgctgctcgctgcaaaagtagagcaataatgttctacttttgccacctcgacggaggcgtcagccaatcaaatccctcgtatgaaaatctgacagtacaagcactagccaatcaaaccgtgtgtatgttgggagagccagaccgcagttatttcccatatgtcaacaaatggaggagaaaattatcgtggcggtagggaatcacccggtactctatgaccagtccctctttacatacagggatacaaaccggaggagccaggcatggggggaggtggcagagacagtgggtgaaactggtaggttttcgcttgttttgggagtttatatccagtgtacttcatttgaatggacagctagcaagcatagacagtatatttagccagcatggatgtagcatgaatgctttgctttgtatgtctggggcgggacattcatgtggttggttgttggtcgggttgctcgcgttgactccccaagctcaagacacgcccaccgccaagcggcaacgcacgccgctcgctggtatctcgagctgagcgctcattggtggtttttaccccgtgctgctgattaaactctccaattggctcggcaaaagtgtgtcgttgttttgtgtcagttttacgtcgccatatccattcccatttttcatcattgttccacaatgtttatcatcatgaaattaatatctatatatgttataccagtggttcccaaacggtgtgccgcggcacactggtgtgccgtgaggcaagtccgggtgtgccgtgggaatttgtgacaaccatacgttattattgcaatatacaactacataaaaataattattttatttacgatatcagtactttgtaggtttatatgtacgtaatctgcgcgactacatctccacctgcagtgctgcataaacatggctgagtcagcgataactctcgaggggtggaggacgtatgcccattattttgagttcgtccgaagaatagacaggaatgtgacggtgaggtgcaaactgtgtccaggccagaagctgttatccactgctgtgacaccacgtcaaacctcaacaagcacctgcaaataacacatgctaaggtggagctaccgcacacgctatgtgtttgtttatatcactgtctgttcttcttctctgtcttccggttgttgcctgttttgaatgacgaatacacactaccgccgcctgctggtaaggagagttattgccactcacgcatgcgcagttcgtacgtgctcggcttaattctttgcggtgtctggttccagtgcaacacatggccaacacgcaggagaacacgccgacgcaacagagtgagcagagatagactgcgcaaaatatacagatagcaggagacagagaacagccatggtcagataggaaaacattcaggatggaaactgaactaaagagaacatttgaaacgttagcagtctgcgtgatctgcctgcagggaggggcgggccggccctgcgagtaaagtaacgagttactttatgtagagagtaacgaagtagtgtaatacttaagtaatatgtaatatgtaatatattacttttttttagtaacgactctgctgaaatgttacatttataatttgtagttcaggaccatggacaatgcagcttccttgcattgacagttatctgtgctgaatttcctttgtctcatttttaatgttgtgacctgtctggtttaaatgagtgtgttgctgctttgatgaagcctaatttgataacgtttcaaattcatttctgaaatatttcgttactaaatatttcatgagtaatatagttgtctttgttacattttatttggcatttgtaaataattatgcacatttacagatattttacatatgagtgataacacgtgttatcagggctattttgcacaataggtgtgccttgagattttgacttgtcctttggtgtgccttgggcacaacaagtttgggaaccactgtgttatactatacttgcactgcttatcgttttcatactttatatatcttagcatattcatactacacactgctcacaggctgatatctagtgtattcatacccctcactgtttattcatcattcaattcattctattttattctgtctattgtgtacattacttttcatttcactgcttgttgcacctggttagaagctaaactgcatttcgttgtctcagtacctgtaatctgtgcaataacaataaagttgaatctaatcttgagcaggaacaaatgtatttacttagtacatatctgacattaacgattaaacacatttgtgcattctttataaatgcaaaccgagtcaagccgactccggaggtggcggtatgcaccttaaagttgtttgcaatccgccaaaaaaaccgagagaagaagaagaagatgaagaagatgaagaagccgtctacgagctgtccgacttcaggcgagctttttgagacctcccccggctgcgatcggctactctcgtctactttcgaggcgagccgcaatgtgtctcaaacaagcctacacagtaggctacggagagcggcgagaaacatttcctcaggcatcgaaaagcggaaccgaaattcacatttctaaatgatgccgttggaatcggttccgaaccggaaccggttctcggtacccaaccctacccgCGACCCCCCTGAAAttaaaggtgtttaaaaaatatatatatattataaaaaaaaaatatatatatatatagcaccaaattgcaactaatctgatctactgtcacttttcacattgaacatgtgctcttttattaaataaactaaacgctttcattttaagttgtgagtttagtgtttttgaccctaagaaacagatgcattaatcaataacaataatccacagctcctctctctgcaccagaggattaaaaaatatatatatcccaatgacccccccccccccccacccccgctCAGGCAGATGCCTCATTACATGTGCAAGCAGAGTGAATACTAGTTTTATTTTTATGGCACTTTTCTTAACACAGTTACAAACGCTTGGTTACCGAGAAGTCGAAACTAAAATAATCTAAGATGTGAAAAGAAACAACATAAGACTATGTAACACAAACTGTGTAATGGAGGACAACAAAAGCATTGAACAATGATCTTCGAATTTTTGTTGCATCATTTCAGTGATATACTTGATACTACTTAATTTAAACTAGTATGTAGCATACTAACATAATGACAGATTTGGGCACGCTAAACTGTGAAACTCGCATTCTGTCACTAGTGTGAGTTGTTAGGAGTGCAAGGTGCTTGTATGGAGAAGAGGCGAGGGGGATGGACTACAATGACTAAACCCTCATGCACAGCTGTTGTATTAAGTGGTAAAATGTAGTGATATAGAAGAGAGTCCAGGTATGAAGCTTGCAGAAAATAACAAATCAGGGAGAAACTGTTTGTAGACAGTAAAGTCTGGACAGAGAAGACAGTGGTTTTGCATTCATTGATTGTAATTTCTCCCAACCCCAACACACATGCAAATAGGGTGACCAGGTGTCCCGCTTTGTGCGGGACTGCCCAGCATTTTGATCATTTGTCCCACACATTTGATTGACAGTCGCCCGTGCGAGCCTGCTCTACCACCAACCCAAGGATATATTCCTCCTGAAGCCAAAAGCGATGAGGTAACAGCAGCTGATTTAATTAACGTTTAACACACAAGGCAGCAAGCTAGATCTGGTCATTTTTTTCTGCTCATAAtaatttgttaagttaattcCATTCAAAACACATATATTTAATTCCATCACTATATAAACATCTAATCCAGCTCTAAACAACGCAGTAACATGTCCCGCATTGTCCCTCAAAAACAATGTGGCTTGTTGGCACCTGGTCACCCCCTACATGCAAAACCACCGGCACAATCATTCAAAAGCAACCTAATCTTCACTGGAGATAGGTACTGCAGTATCTAACTCGTGGTATTTACTGACATGTCTGTTTCTGTCTCCAGTCTGTGTGAATGTCTGTCCGCAGTGAGGACAGGCGTACGGCCTCTCGCCCGTGTGTATCCTCATGTGAACGTTCAGCTTGTGTTTGCTAATAAAGCGTTTGTTGCAGCAGGTGCATGCGTACGGCTTATCCCCTGTGTGGTAGCGCTGGTGCATTTTCAGCTCCGTGATGCGACCGTAAGTCCTGCCGCACTCGAGACACTCGAAGCTGGGCCGCACCTTTGCGGCGCAGttccggcccctacacacggcggcgtgcgttgccgcttcaacgcttctgcccattcactttgaatggggtgacgtcacgattcgccgaactgcattgtgggagcaaagcgtagcttctctcacgctgctcgctgcaaaagtagagcaataatgttctacttttgccacctcgacggaggcgtcagccaatcaaatccctcgtatgaaaatctgacagtacaagcactagccaatcaaaccgtgtgtatgttgggagagccagaccgcagttatttcccatatgtcaacaaatggaggagaaaattatcgtggcggtagggaatcacccggtactctatgaccagtccctctttacatacagggatacaaaccggaggagccaggcatggggggaggtggcagagacagtgggtgaaactggtaggttttcgcttgttttgggagtttatatccagtgtacttcatttgaatggacagctagcaagcatagacagtatatttagccagcatggatgtagcatgaatgctttgctttgtatgtctggggcgggacattcatgtggttggttgttggtcgggttgctcgcgttgactccccaagctcaagacacgcccaccgccaagcggcaacgcacgccgctcgctggtatctcgagctgagcgctcattggtggtttttaccccgtgctgctgattaaactctccaattggctcggcaaaagtgtgtcgttgttttgtgtcagttttacgtcgccatatccattcccatttttcatcattgttccacaatgtttatcatcatgaaattaatatctatatatgttataccagtggttcccaaacggtgtgccgcggcacactggtgtgccgtgaggcaagtccgggtgtgccgtgggaatttgtgacaaccatacgttattattgcaatatacaactacataaaaataattattttatttacgatatcagtactttgtaggtttatatgtacgtaatctgcgcgactacatctccacctgcagtgctgcataaacatggctgagtcagcgataactctcgaggggtggaggacgtatgcccattattttgagttcgtccgaagaatagacaggaatgtgacggtgaggtgcaaactgtgtccaggccagaagctgttatccactgctgtgacaccacgtcaaacctcaacaagcacctgcaaataacacatgctaaggtggagctaccgcacacgctatgtgtttgtttatatcactgtctgttcttcttctctgtcttccggttgttgcctgttttgaatgacgaatacacactaccgccgcctgctggtaaggagagttattgccactcacgcatgcgcagttcgtacgtgctcggcttaattctttgcggtgtctggttccagtgcaacacatggccaacacgcaggagaacacgccgacgcaacagagtgagcagagatagactgcgcaaaatatacagatagcaggagacagagaacagccatggtcagataggaaaacattcaggatggaaactgaactaaagagaacatttgaaacgttagcagtctgcgtgatctgcctgcagggaggggcgggccggccctgcgagtaaagtaacgagttactttatgtagagagtaacgaagtagtgtaatacttaagtaatatgtaatatgtaatatattacttttttttagtaacgactctgctgaaatgttacatttataatttgtagttcaggaccatggacaatgcagcttccttgcattgacagttatctgtgctgaatttcctttgtctcatttttaatgttgtgacctgtctggtttaaatgagtgtgttgctgctttgatgaagcctaatttgataacgtttcaaattcatttctgaaatatttcgttactaaatatttcatgagtaatatagttgtctttgttacattttatttggcatttgtaaataattatgcacatttacagatattttacatatgagtgataacacgtgttatcagggctattttgcacaataggtgtgccttgagattttgacttgtcctttggtgtgccttgggcacaacaagtttgggaaccactgtgttatactatacttgcactgcttatcgttttcatactttatatatcttagcatattcatactacacactgctcacaggctgatatctagtgtattcatacccctcactgtttattcatcattcaattcattctattttattctgtctattgtgtacattacttttcatttcactgcttgttgcacctggttagaagctaaactgcatttcgttgtctcagtacctgtaatctgtgcaataacaataaagttgaatctaatcttgagcaggaacaaatgtatttacttagtacatatctgacattaacgattaaacacatttgtgcattctttataaatgcaaaccgagtcaagccgactccggaggtggcggtatgcaccttaaagttgtttgcaatccgccaaaaaaccgagagaagaagaagaagatgaagaagatgaagaagccgtctacgagctgtccgacttcaggcgagctttttgagacctcccccggctgcgatcggctactctcgtctactttcgaggcgagccgcaatgtgtctcaaacaagcctacacagtaggctacggagagcggcgagaaacatttcctcaggcatcgaaaagcggaaccgaaattcacatttctaaatgatgccgttggaatcggttccgaaccggaaccggttctcggtacccaaccctacccgCGACCCCCCTGAAAttaaaggtgtttaaaaatatatatatattataaaaaaaaatatatatatatatatagcaccaaattgcaactaatctgatctactgtcacttttcacattgaacatgtgctcttttattaaataaactgaacgctttcattttaagttgtgagtttagtgtttttgaccctaagaaacagatgcattaatcaataacaataatccacagctcctctctctgcaccagaggattaaaaaatatatatatcccaatgaccccccccccccccacccccgctCAGGCAGATGCCTCATTACATGTGCAAGCAGAGTGAATACTAGTTTTATTTTTATGGCACTTTTCTTAACACAGTTACAAACGCTTGGTTACCGAGAAGTCGAAACTAAAATAATCTAAGATGTGAAAAGAAACAACATAAGACTATGTAACACAAACTGTGTAATGGAGGACAACAAAAGCATTGAACAATGATCTTCGAATTTTTGTTGCATCATTTCAGTGATATACTTGATACTACTTAATTTAAACTAGTATGTAGCATACTAACATAATGACAGATTTGGGCACGCTAAACTGTGAAACTCGCATTCTGTCACTAGTGTGAGTTGTTAGGAGTGCAAGGTGCTTGTATGGAGAAGAGGCGAGGGGGATGGACTACAATGACTAAACCCTCATGCACAGCTGTTGTATTAAGTGGTAAAATGTAGTGATATAGAAGAGAGTCCAGGTATGAAGCTTGCAGAAAATAACAAATCAGGGAGAAACTGTTTGTAGACAGTAAAGTCTGGACAGAGAAGACAGTGGTTTTGCATTCATTGATTGTAATTTCTCCCAACCCCAACACACATGCAAATAGGGTGACCAGGTGTCCCGCTTTGTGCGGGACTGCCCAGCATTTTGATCATTTGTCCCACACATTTGATTGACAGTCGCCCGTGCGAGCCTGCTCTACCACCAACCCAAGGATATATTCCTCCTGAAGCCAAAAGCGATGAGGTAACAGCAGCTGATTTAATTAACGTTTAACACACAAGGCAGCAAGCTAGATCTGGTCATTTTTTTCTGCTCATAAtaatttgttaagttaattcCATTCAAAACACATATATTTAATTCCATCACTATATAAACATCTAATCCAGCTCTAAACAACGCAGTAACATGTCCCGCATTGTCCCTCAAAAACAATGTGGCTTGTTGGCACCTGGTCACCCCCTACATGCAAAACCACCGGCACAATCATTCAAAAGCAACCTAATCTTCACTGGAGATAGGTACTGCAGTATCTAACTCGTGGTATTTACTGACATGTCTGTTTCTGTCTCCAGTCTGTGTGAATGTCTGTCCGCAGTGAGGACAGGCGTACGGCCTCTCGCCCGTGTGTATCCTCATGTGAACGTTCAGCTTGTGTTTGCTAATAAAGCGTTTGTTGCAGCAGGTGCATGCGTACGGCTTATCCCCTGTGTGGTAGCGCTGGTGCATTTTCAGCTCCGTGATGCGACCGTAAGTCCTGCCGCACTCGAGACACTCGAAGCTGGGCCGCACCTCCATGTGCTGCCGGCCGTGCAGCCGCAGCCCACTGGACGACCTGAAGCTCTTGCTGCACTGCGGACACGGGAAGGGTTTCTCCCCGGTGTGGATGTGGAGGTGTAACTTGAGGCTGGCGGCCGAGGGGAAGCCGTTGCCGCAGATGGAGCAGAGGTGCGGCCTCTCCCCCGAGTGGATGCTCAGGTGCCTTTCCATTTTGCTCTTGTTGAGGAAAGTCTTGCCACAGATGGGGCAGGTCATTGGCTGCTCTCCATCATGTGAGCTCATGTGGTCCGTCAGCTCAAGGAGTGTAGAGAAAGCACAATCGCACCTAGTGCACGAGTTTGGCATCTCCTTCTTGAATTTCCTGTGTCTCAAGCAGTGTTGATCCAGATCTTTCTTCTCCTCAAAGGTCTCGATGCAACAGGTGCACTGGTACGGCCTCTCCGCTGTGTGAGTCCGCAGGTGATACTTAAAAGCTGTTAGCTGCAGAAAGATGCTGTCACAGTGAGGACATCTAGATTCCCGTCTGTCGTGGACCGTCATGTGCCTCTTGTAGTGGGACAGCTTGATGAAGTGTTTGCGGCACAACGAACAATAAAACTGTTCGTCTTGATGCCCTTGCTCATGCTTCTTCAGCGCATACTCGACCTTGAACTTCTTCCCGCAGGTGCTGCAGGCGTAAGACTTCTCATGGACTCCCATGTGCGCCTCTAGGTCTTCTGGACTACTGAAGGTTTCGTCACATTTTGGACAGGttccattgttttcttttaaatgaatttccaggtgtttgttgaggtctTCTGGGAAGGCAAAATCCTTCTGACAATCAGGGCACGTGTAAATATCTCCGTTTGTTGCTTTGCGATGGGTCACTATGTGCCTTTTCAGATGATACATACGACCGAATACTTTGCCGCAATCGCCGCAGGTGAGGCTTTGGGGTTTGGCCTGGACCTTCTTGTGTAATTTAAGGTGACTCACTAGGGCAGCCTTCTCTTTAAACTGTTTATCACAAGCAATACATGTCAGGCCGTCAACAGCATGAGTCTTCTTGTGTGCTCTCATCTCCAGCCAGCTCGCTAAATTTTTCCCACATTTTTCGCAGATGTACTGACCCATGCCGTGCTGCTTCCTCAGATGTCGGGTCATGTGGTAGGATTGGCTGAAGCTCATATCGCAGACAGGGCAGCCGAATGGTCTCTCCTTTGTATGTGTCCTCATGTGTCTTGCGAGTTTGTTTGCCCCTTTGAAGCGCCTGTCGACACAGATAGGACAGACATGGCCCTTTGTTTTAGTCTTGGAGGCTCGTTCTTCTTTGGGACTGCCTCCATCTTGAGATGTAGCTTTTTCAGTGTCCTTATCCTTAACATTATCTTCACATTCTTCATCCTGAGAATCACTATTATCAGAGTCTGCACTGTTCTCAGCAACATTATCATTGATATCAATACTCTCATCATTATCTTTGTTTATTGATTTGATTTCTTGGTTTTTTATTTCATCACTTTGCAGAGGACTCTGACCCTCAAGTTGACTTTGACCCTCTACCTGGGTGGACTGGTCTTCGCTGTGTGACAAGACATGACTACACAACGCTTTATTGTTAGTGAATTCTTTCTGACAGCTTGGACATGACAAATGCATCTtcttgtgactttgcagatcCGCAAGGCTCTTGTAACTTTCCCCACATGTGGAACAGACGTGTTGTCCCGCATTGTGCTGGTTCCTCATGTGTCGGGTCATGTGGTAGGATTGGCTGAAGGTCGTAGAGCAGACCGGGCAGCTGAACGGTTTCTCCTTCGTGTGCATCCTCATGTGTCTGCTGAGCTTGTTTATGTCTCTGAAGCGTGTCGTGATACAAATGGGACAGTAGGGGCCTTTTTGTTTAGGTTTAAAGTCTTCATCTACATCTTCATCTACCTCTTCATCTACATCTACCTCTTCATCTTCATCTATTTCTTCATCTACCTCTACATCTTCATCATCGACACCATCACTAGCATAGTTGCAGCCTTCCTCTTCCATCCAATCTAAGGATGATGATGATAACGCTCTTTTCACCTTTTTAGCTGCTTCATCGTTGGGTTCATCCAAAGCTAGATTAGTCTCATGAGCATTCTCCTCTTTAGCTGCTTCATCGTTGGGTTCATCCAAAGCTAGATTAGTCTCATGAGCATTCTCCTCTTTAGCTGCTTCATCGTTGGGTTCATCCAAAGCTAGATTAGTCTCATGAGCATTCTCCTCTTTAGCTGCTTCATCGTTGGGTTCATCCAAAGCTAGATTAGTCTCATGAGCACTTTCAGACACACCTCCATCATTTTCACTATAATATTGCTTGTCATTGCTGTAATAGTAACTATCTTTGCGTC
Above is a window of Pseudochaenichthys georgianus chromosome 1, fPseGeo1.2, whole genome shotgun sequence DNA encoding:
- the LOC117447796 gene encoding zinc finger protein 585A-like; this translates as MDKVTIGDEVTRQEPLPEPLLIILSPPPPFLPGAGKPTMFWHKWLKAFEHYFHALGEHELAESSKCGLLRNCLGLEGQHIFTALIQSETSYTAVISSLTLYFCSDHTSQMCRLKFHQRAQMPGEGVDVFVSALEELLRPCNYGHLQDKLILDQLIEKTNCPPLKERLLLERETLTLDKALAIGKEVESAFNETDLFSIHEVSVDIEDDLGPPVPTKRKRGRPRRGEGKLKIETKPPSIKTHTRSSRRKDSYYYSNDKQYYSENDGGVSESAHETNLALDEPNDEAAKEENAHETNLALDEPNDEAAKEENAHETNLALDEPNDEAAKEENAHETNLALDEPNDEAAKKVKRALSSSSLDWMEEEGCNYASDGVDDEDVEVDEEIDEDEEVDVDEEVDEDVDEDFKPKQKGPYCPICITTRFRDINKLSRHMRMHTKEKPFSCPVCSTTFSQSYHMTRHMRNQHNAGQHVCSTCGESYKSLADLQSHKKMHLSCPSCQKEFTNNKALCSHVLSHSEDQSTQVEGQSQLEGQSPLQSDEIKNQEIKSINKDNDESIDINDNVAENSADSDNSDSQDEECEDNVKDKDTEKATSQDGGSPKEERASKTKTKGHVCPICVDRRFKGANKLARHMRTHTKERPFGCPVCDMSFSQSYHMTRHLRKQHGMGQYICEKCGKNLASWLEMRAHKKTHAVDGLTCIACDKQFKEKAALVSHLKLHKKVQAKPQSLTCGDCGKVFGRMYHLKRHIVTHRKATNGDIYTCPDCQKDFAFPEDLNKHLEIHLKENNGTCPKCDETFSSPEDLEAHMGVHEKSYACSTCGKKFKVEYALKKHEQGHQDEQFYCSLCRKHFIKLSHYKRHMTVHDRRESRCPHCDSIFLQLTAFKYHLRTHTAERPYQCTCCIETFEEKKDLDQHCLRHRKFKKEMPNSCTRCDCAFSTLLELTDHMSSHDGEQPMTCPICGKTFLNKSKMERHLSIHSGERPHLCSICGNGFPSAASLKLHLHIHTGEKPFPCPQCSKSFRSSSGLRLHGRQHMEVRPSFECLECGRTYGRITELKMHQRYHTGDKPYACTCCNKRFISKHKLNVHMRIHTGERPYACPHCGQTFTQTGDRNRHVSKYHELDTAVPISSED